The following coding sequences are from one Candidatus Nitrosopumilus sp. SW window:
- a CDS encoding DNA-binding protein, translating to MLMDETREPHGQEQTKKSDETIAYIGNDPVMQSALDVLSMLGSKKKVIIKSKGNSIPNAVAVANIITEKMLNGNSKVEKIKLDTDAVAGIGRMTSTIEIVLVKI from the coding sequence ATGCTCATGGACGAGACACGTGAACCGCATGGTCAAGAGCAGACCAAAAAGTCTGATGAAACTATAGCGTATATTGGAAATGATCCTGTAATGCAATCAGCATTAGATGTGTTATCTATGTTAGGTAGTAAAAAAAAGGTCATAATCAAATCAAAAGGAAATTCAATTCCAAATGCAGTGGCAGTTGCAAATATCATTACAGAAAAGATGTTAAATGGAAATTCCAAAGTAGAAAAAATTAAACTTGATACGGATGCAGTAGCTGGTATCGGAAGAATGACATCAACTATAGAAATTGTTTTAGTAAAAATTTAG
- a CDS encoding DNA-directed RNA polymerase subunit K, which produces MSDANNTEVVEVAEDEIPATEEIAEIEVETNAGLNKALDTYRKLIEKKVDAEPLTEKEQDDLEKRIKEIEEREIVETIEEHEPVEIPCEKNKITIGPPTLTRFEKARIMGARALQLSLGAPPFIPIPKTARISLDISMEELEQRVIPITIRRVLPNGDYQNIPIDYFEK; this is translated from the coding sequence TTGTCTGATGCTAATAATACTGAGGTTGTAGAAGTCGCCGAAGATGAAATTCCTGCAACAGAAGAAATTGCAGAAATTGAAGTTGAGACCAATGCAGGACTAAACAAAGCACTTGATACTTATCGAAAACTAATTGAGAAAAAAGTTGATGCAGAACCATTAACCGAAAAAGAACAAGATGATCTTGAAAAAAGAATTAAAGAAATTGAAGAAAGAGAAATTGTTGAAACAATAGAAGAACATGAACCAGTAGAGATTCCTTGTGAAAAGAATAAGATTACAATTGGTCCACCAACACTAACTAGATTTGAAAAGGCAAGAATTATGGGTGCAAGGGCATTGCAGTTGTCTTTAGGAGCACCACCATTTATCCCAATTCCAAAAACTGCAAGAATATCATTGGATATATCAATGGAAGAATTAGAACAAAGAGTGATCCCAATCACAATCAGAAGAGTTCTTCCAAATGGAGATTATCAAAATATTCCTATCGACTATTTTGAAAAATGA
- a CDS encoding cyclophilin-like fold protein: MEIRGKAKICCDLKRHLSPRTVGTIMRSLPLEGHAHLLGKSIVYFETSVDSGIERARSEFKKGDVAFLPSSGSFCFFTNDVASAKTMTPIGKLSDNIDALKDVKSGDVLCIYEETA; the protein is encoded by the coding sequence TTGGAAATTCGAGGAAAAGCAAAAATCTGCTGTGATCTGAAACGACATTTGTCCCCTAGAACTGTCGGAACTATTATGAGATCTTTGCCTTTGGAAGGACATGCGCATCTTTTGGGAAAAAGTATTGTTTACTTTGAAACATCAGTTGATTCTGGTATAGAGCGAGCAAGATCTGAATTCAAAAAAGGAGACGTTGCATTTTTGCCTTCTTCTGGAAGTTTTTGTTTTTTTACAAACGATGTTGCTTCTGCAAAAACAATGACTCCCATTGGCAAGTTATCTGATAATATTGATGCATTAAAGGATGTTAAATCTGGAGATGTGTTGTGTATCTATGAAGAAACTGCTTGA
- a CDS encoding MarR family transcriptional regulator: MGGAKKPTVAKKDTSSGSKESKKSKKDKGEGGPKKAEITVMVNEQQAMKIIQSAKVITVQDMARQTGVKISAANKFLKESAEKGIVKRVGGYSGHHLYQAVSS, from the coding sequence ATGGGTGGAGCAAAGAAACCAACTGTTGCAAAAAAAGACACATCATCTGGTTCTAAAGAATCTAAGAAGAGTAAGAAGGACAAAGGTGAAGGCGGTCCAAAGAAAGCAGAGATCACAGTTATGGTTAATGAACAACAAGCAATGAAGATCATCCAAAGTGCCAAAGTAATTACTGTTCAAGATATGGCAAGACAAACAGGAGTAAAAATTTCTGCAGCAAACAAATTTCTAAAAGAATCAGCAGAAAAAGGAATTGTCAAAAGAGTTGGCGGTTATTCGGGACATCACTTGTATCAAGCAGTTTCTTCATAG
- the speY gene encoding deoxyhypusine synthase: MDPHKFHGKDIPHIKLDPKMTIEDLVNVFASSGFNGRQLGEAAKLYAKMIKENATICLTVSGAMTPVGFGGIIKTLIERGFVDWIITTGANVYHEDHFAWGFPVKQGSFDVDDMKLYENEIVRIRDVYIKFYETLEAEDKVIQKMFEDEFTDKPFTTAEFCNLMGKISKEKSKHPEKSFIATAYDYDVPVYISTMKDSSLALNLAVHRLQDKTYSLDFVREIIEQAAILYDSKKSGILELGGGVPKNTAQQTGPLLDQILRRDDGGQDYIIQITDARPDTGGLSGATLQEGKSWGKVQDAHHGIITVYADATIAFPILALYVLSNQKTRKPKRLYKKLDKMYEKLSNDYFKNPVNKKRSKKKN; the protein is encoded by the coding sequence GTGGACCCACACAAATTTCATGGTAAAGATATTCCTCACATCAAATTAGATCCTAAAATGACGATAGAGGATTTGGTAAATGTTTTTGCAAGTTCAGGATTTAATGGTAGGCAATTAGGAGAAGCTGCAAAACTTTATGCAAAAATGATTAAAGAAAACGCAACAATCTGTCTTACAGTTTCAGGTGCAATGACACCAGTAGGGTTTGGGGGTATCATTAAGACATTAATTGAAAGAGGGTTTGTAGATTGGATAATTACTACGGGTGCAAATGTGTATCATGAAGATCATTTTGCATGGGGATTTCCAGTGAAACAAGGCAGTTTTGATGTAGATGATATGAAATTATACGAAAATGAAATTGTTAGAATCAGAGACGTTTACATTAAATTCTATGAAACATTAGAAGCAGAAGATAAAGTAATTCAAAAAATGTTTGAAGATGAATTTACAGACAAACCTTTCACTACAGCTGAATTTTGTAATTTAATGGGTAAAATTAGTAAAGAAAAATCAAAACATCCAGAAAAAAGTTTCATTGCAACGGCATATGATTATGATGTTCCAGTATACATTTCAACTATGAAAGATTCATCCCTTGCACTAAATCTTGCAGTACATAGATTACAAGATAAAACATACAGTTTAGACTTTGTAAGAGAAATAATTGAACAAGCAGCTATTCTTTATGACTCTAAAAAATCAGGCATTTTAGAATTAGGAGGAGGAGTTCCAAAGAACACAGCTCAGCAAACAGGTCCGTTGTTAGACCAGATTTTAAGAAGAGATGATGGAGGGCAAGACTATATCATACAGATAACTGATGCAAGACCTGACACTGGAGGATTGTCAGGAGCTACATTACAAGAAGGAAAAAGCTGGGGTAAGGTTCAAGATGCACACCACGGGATAATTACAGTGTATGCAGATGCTACAATTGCATTTCCGATTCTTGCATTGTATGTTCTAAGTAATCAAAAAACAAGAAAACCAAAGAGATTATATAAAAAATTAGACAAGATGTATGAAAAACTAAGTAATGATTATTTCAAAAATCCAGTAAACAAGAAAAGATCAAAGAAGAAAAACTAA